The following proteins are co-located in the Myxocyprinus asiaticus isolate MX2 ecotype Aquarium Trade chromosome 18, UBuf_Myxa_2, whole genome shotgun sequence genome:
- the si:dkey-10o6.2 gene encoding LOW QUALITY PROTEIN: uncharacterized protein si:dkey-10o6.2 (The sequence of the model RefSeq protein was modified relative to this genomic sequence to represent the inferred CDS: inserted 1 base in 1 codon): MEIPIVDFNVYELGKTNVAADKLEKLSEELRTAFVEVGFVYLKNTGINQEEVDKVMSISKKFFCLPEDMKKPFSRGNFSCSVNHGWVSLETESLNPRRPGDLKEAFNTTSLCMDIDWPSEGVEDFRDIQVSFFLRCKELSLRVLRVMALGLGLEEEIFLKAHKNVGSNVNGTTLRTLYYPPVKSMSVKDGQLRCGEHSDYGSITLLFQSPEGGLQVFNQNGEYISASSIPGTVIINIADLMQRWTSDVYVSAVHRVLLPPVGDTNTRQSLAFFVQPDDEAXISCCDGSDKYPPVKSVDYLLSRFEDSYGKKQILSHDVMA, translated from the exons ATGGAGATACCTATcgtcgactttaatgtttacgaattggGAAAGACCAATGTAGCAGCTGAtaaattggaaaagttaagtgaAGAACTGAGAACGGCCTTCGTCGAGGTGGGATTTGTTTATCTGAAAAACACTGGAATAAACCAGGAAGAG GTGGACAAAGTCATGAGTATTTCAAAGAAGTTCTTCTGTTTGCCTGAAGATATGAAAAAGCCTTTCAGCAGGGGCAATTTCTCCTGCAGTGTAAACCACGGCTGGGTTTCATTAGAAACCGAAAG TTTGAATCCTCGACGTCCCGGTGATCTGAAGGAGGCCTTTAATACAACATCTTTGTGCATGGATATT GACTGGCCCTCGGAAGGAGTAGAGGATTTCCGAGATATCCAAGTGTCCTTTTTTCTGCGCTGTAAGGAACTCTCTCTCAGAGTGCTACGTGTGATGGCTCTCGGTTTGGGTCTGGAAGAAGAGATCTTCCTTAAAGCACATAAGAATGTTGGAA GTAATGTGAATGGCACCACACTGCGGACTTTGTACTATCCTCCGGTGAAGAGCATGTCTGTGAAGGACGGTCAGTTGCGCTGTGGTGAACATTCTGACTATGGTAGTATCACTTTGCTCTTCCAAAGCCCAGAGGGTGGACTGCAG GTTTTTAACCAGAATGGAGAATATATTTCAGCTTCAAGTATTCCTGGAACAGTTATAATTAACATAGCAGACCTGATGCAAAGGTGGACTAGTGATGTTTATGTGTCTGCC GTTCATAGGGTTTTACTGCCACCTGTAGGTGACACCAACACACGCCAGTCTTTGGCCTTCTTTGTACAGCCTGATGATGAGG ATATTTCTTGCTGTGATGGATCAGACAAATATCCTCCAGTTAAGTCAGTTGATTACCTTTTGTCCAGGTTTGAGGATTCTTATGGCAAAAAACAGATCCTGTCTCATGATGTTATGGCTTAA